The DNA region TTCTCCCAAAATTGATTATAGATTGGATTTTGATATACGTGATACCCTAGTGGATAGCCTTAAAATATCATCCATCAGAATCCACAAAACAGATCTAGATCAGCGAGTGGATTCTAACAAAATATATCGGTTTTCAAGGTAGGCTTATTTCTTTCAACTTCTTGATTCTAGGTGAAGGTATCTAGAATCAAAAGCTACAACAAACATGTCCTCGTTGACGCTATTTGGTTACTGCCCTTGAAACACCAAACCAATTCACGGGCAATGTCAATTTACGAGCAAATCAAAATTGGATTATGTCAATTTACATGGAAACCTAAATTCTGGTAATGAGAAAATGTTCTTTGAATTGTGGCAAACCAAGCTTTGGCTGAGGAAATTTGTGGGCGAGCACTCCGATTGCCTACGTTGGTGTCGGATTTTATTGGGTCAACGTGGGTGCAGCCAAATTCCATTCGCAGTACCACGAGCCCCCGGTTCAGACACCTTCAGTAACCAAGACTGAATTCAATTCATAGATAACTATAGCAGTCACAAGCGGATAAAAGTGTCTGAACATGTCTGATCGCTCGAACTCTGTACTTGTCGATCACCTTCTTCAGTGAAATATAATAGCAGCAGCATTCCAACGAATCCCCTGGAAAACAACTGGACGAAAGCTGGTACGCAAAGAAGCAAcccaaatttttttttagagaaaacgTTTCATCAAAATTGCTACCGTAAAGACGGGTAACCAGCAGAGGCAGTAAATCAGAGAACTCGTAATCAGGGCAAGCAAAGAGTATGAAATCTGGAACCAGGTGTACCAAATCTTGACTACTTGTCATTACCATGAGACTTTGCAACAAATCCGCACGAAGTTTCTAGAAATCACTGCACATGCCCTACAGATTCACATCCCCATCTATGATCCAAAATCAGTGACCACAACACAAACTACACATTTGATTGACCACCGATTCACACAAACTAAGCCGCCAGGATTCAAATCAGCGCCGATCATCACTTGCCGCCGGCCGCCAGGGGCGCGCCGACCGCCTTGCCGCGGAGCTTGACCTCGAGCGCGCGCTCCATCTTGGCGAGCACGGCCTGCACGGGCGCGGCCTTGCCGCTGTCGTACTCCTGCACTACCTGCGCGCGCTCGTTGATGCGCTTCGCCAGCTCCGCCTGGCTCCACCCCTTCGCCACGCGCGCCTTCTGGATCGCCGCTCGCACCTCCGCCGCCACCCGCTCCACCGCCGCCGGTTCCGTCGTCTCGTCCAGCTTCCTCGCGGGcgcggacgccgccgccgccgcggaggaGTGCTTGTTCgtgcccgccgccgccttccgCACCGTCTCCACGGGCGCTCCCGAGCGAAGCGCCTGGTTCACCGCCTTCGTCGACTTGAGGTCGGAGGCCTTCGGCTTCGTCCGCCGCAGCACCACCGGCTCCCAGTCCTGGGTGATGTTGCCACTCAGCCTCCCCGTcggcatctctctctctctctcgtattTGTGATATTTCTGGCGGGCGAGAGGGGGTGGAGCCTTGGAGCCTTGGAGGCATATATTTATTGACTAGAGGGTGGTAATGGCGGTCGGGAAGGTTCCTGAAAGGGGAGGCTCGTGTGTTCTAGAAGGTCCCGTAGGGGTACGGCTGcatctgagccgttgggttttTGCAGGACAGGGCTGCGGATGGGTTACAGAGACTTGGGTGCCACGGAAAACGGAATCTCTTCCCCGGTCGAAGTATCGGCGCCCACGGAAAGGCGAGGATATTTGAAGACTACTTTTGCTGCTCACGCGCTCTTGGATTACTATGACCAGAAATGCTTCATCGGGAACTAAGGTATGAGCGATTGCAAGGACACCAAAACGGGTTTTCCTGACTTTTGCAAGATCGTTTGCACGTTTTTCGACATCAAATTGGTTTATAAATTTGTGTTAtaacctttttttttgcgaCGAATCGTATTATAACTTGTATCAGTGATTTTGAATTTTATTAGGAACTTTTTCTAGGTTCATACAATACATACTAGTCAAAAAACACTTATAAATGGTTTGATtctatattattgatttttttaacatCGGATCTTCTTTTCGAAGCCAGGATGTGTGAGACGAGAGGCTCAGCCTCCGATCGGCTTCCTTCATTTTTGGAGGTTTGTCCTTAGGCTACAGAACCATTCACCTGTATTATTGATTTAATTACACTTTCGATGCACGCCATAGCTTTTATGTTAATTAGTCTTATAAATTTGTTctaaaaatattaattattcCTACACTGTCAAATGGAAAACACATACAATAAGCGTAATATGTAGTTTTCTTAGTTACCACAATATTAAAGTGTTTCTTAAATTCCCACAATGGGTGCTAAGAAAGCTTAGGCAAATGTACCCTGGAAAATAAGTGTGTTCTATATCCATGTAAAATTTCAAGAATAAATTCAATTCAATACCATCAAGAATAAAAGACAAATTGTTAGTGTAACAATGTACATGTACCGTTGCATTTACAATTCTTCTCTACAAATATTTTGCACAATAGTTTAAAAAAACtagtacatatattttttctatcttaTAATCTTTGCGTGAGTGTTTGCGCGCTCCGCCTTGCTAAGTTCACGTGTGAACTGTTTATAAAACTTAATTCATCATTTTCAGTATAATAACACCTAGTTCTCCTATGTATTAAAGAAAAGCAAGCGAGATTGAATTTGTTTCTCAAACTTTGCGAGCATATATACCATGCACTAACATCGTTAAAATACGTTTCAAAAACTGTACagctatttttaaaaatacttttGAAGAACTTGTACATATGTCTTGGAGATTTTGCACAATTTTGAAAAGTTAACTCGtagtgttgctacagtaactTAGCAACCAGGTCATCTAAAGTCAAACACAGACCCACCAATCCTCGTCAGAACCCCGCCCGCTTCCCGAGACCCGTTTACCCGCAAGTTCGTTACCTGtcttctccttccctctctcccACTGTCCCACAGTCCCACTCGCGATCCTGCGCGCCCCTCCCTTCCCTCCGCCACACTCCCCGTTCTCACATCCGCGCCGTCACCGCCGCCTCCGACGTCGCAATGGTAAGGCCCCTTCCCCTCGCCACCAGCCACCCCGCGCGCTTGGCCCGCCTCAGCGCCTGGTCTGGCTCGCTTCGCGTGAAATGCTAGATCCGGATGCAAGCCTGTCCCGTATGGCCTAGCTGGATCCCGCTACTGTTCGCCGAGCCGAGATCCGCGGCTGGACCAATGGATTCATGCGTGGATCTAGGGCTCTGACGTGTTCTGTGCTTGTGCGTATACTGACCGGTTCATTTCATTTGTGTTTGTTTTTGTCGGTTGTTGTTGATGGGCATGATGAGGCAGCCGCTCCGCTTAGAGATTAAGGTAATTTCGGGATTGCCTGGTTAGGTCCGGTTAATTTTGCATTGTTTCTGTTGTAATTGTTGGCGTTGTTTCTCTGACGGGTTTGTGTTTGACTGGATCAGAGGAAGCTCGCACAGAGGTCGGAGAGGGTCAAGTCCGTGGATTTGCATCCCACGGAACCATGGTAAGTCTGCTGGGTGTTTGTTGTCTTAGCCGTGAAGATGTActggtttttttttaaagatggaTGTACTGTGCATTTGAGCTACCGGAATGTTGGATTCTTTGACTAATGGGTTTCTGTTCAATTCAGGATCATGTCAAGTCTTTATTCTGGCAGCGTCTGCATCTGGAACTACCAAACACAGGTAGGCCGCTCTTATAATTCTCAAAATTAGTTGTTTGTGTGGTCTGGCTAGTAAGATGAAGCTCTTCACCAACTAGTTAATTCGATGCATTTGTTAGTTCATGAGTGGACGTTTGCTATCTACAATATATCTAAGGAAAAGATCAGATGTTGTGCAGTGCTTAGTGAGAACTTAAGAATAATAAATTGTCAGCCTCTTATCAGCCTTTCATATATACTTTGATAGTGGATAATTTTGTGATATGTCAATAATAATGAACTGTCATGTAAGAAATCACCGTAAATTCTAGATGGCAAACAAAATGAAGTCCTTTAATCTTTTTACATGCTGCACACAACCCAATTAGGAAGATCATACTTGTTACTTGTATTTGTGGGTCTAAAGACTGTAGTAATGTTCTCCTTAAGATGAGAACTACTTGCATGCAAGGAATTTGTGAGGAAGTTCTAAACAGAAGGTAAGGCCTAACAATTCATTTTGAGAAATAGAAACATAGGGTTATTGCCTATTGGTTCTGTAGCAACTTATCAGTTACTTCCTATGATTCCAAATGTAAGTTGTTTAGGACATTGACATGGTCTCCAATGTGACATTTTGACTAGTGATttctatgaaaatatattatttcaaataaaaagaattatataacgtgaaagtattttttatgatgaaTCCAGTAATATCAATTTTATGTTCTCAATCTACATACTTATTTATatactacaacaacaacaacaacaataacaacaacaacaacaaagccttttagtccccaacaagttggggtaggctacaATTATTTATATACTGATggtcaaattttaaaaaagtttgACCAACACATATCCAAAAGCGACTTACATTTGGAATTAGAGGGAATATCATGGATGTACAAATGCATGCAAAACCAACTCAGCTAGTATAGCCGGGTCCGGTTGGGTTGTTTGTTTTGGGTGTATTAGTTCTTTAGTGGGTGCTGAATGGACTGATACTGTTTAGGTAGTGTTACCATAGGATACAACTCGCGATATCCGAAGGGATTTAGGGAATTCTGAGGTGGTTCATCAGTGATCAGTCAAAGCTGGGAAACTCTACCAGATACTGGGTGATGTCCGGTGCCCTTTAGCAGTGATCAGATGATCTCTTCTGGTGGCTGACAGAGATGTGGTGAATTTTCAATGCAAGTATTGTGGAGTAGAATACTATATGTGAATGCAGAGATGGGCTCGTTGAGTCAACAAGACAGCCTTGCACATAGTTTTTGTTTTGGTCACACCATCCAGTAGAAAAGGAGTTTGATAACGGAATTTCAATGTCTACTTTTCAGTCTTTTTCTCGCAGCTGTCAAgctgaaatattatatggttttGCACATATGATGTAAAATTTGAACTAATTAAGCTGTGTTATTTTATTGCCAGACAATGGTGAAATCATTTGAAGTCAGTGAGTTACCAGGCAAGCTTTCTCACTTTACTGTTTACATTTCATCGTGTATGCCATTGTGCCATTATGCTAATGTGACCATGTTAATTGCAGTTCGTTCTTCTAAATTCATTGCACGGAAGCAATGGGTTGTGGCTGGTGCTGATGACATGTTTATCCGTGTGTATAACTATAATACAATGGATAAGGTCAAGGTGTTCGAAGCTCACACTGATTACATCAGGTGTGTGGCTGTTCACCCAACCCTGCCTTATGTGTTGTCATCGTCAGATGACATGCTGATAAAACTTTGGGACTGGGATAAGGGCTGGATGTGTACCCACATCTTTGAGGGGCACTCTCACTATGTCATGCAAGTCACCTTTAACCCAAAGGACACAAATACTTTTGCCAGTGCTTCTCTTGATCGTACTGTAAAGGTATACCTCTTTCCGTTTGATTTTTGTTTCACTTTCCTCTTTCATGAGCCATAGCAAGCAGTTTCCTGTACTTGAATTTTCAGATCTGGAGTCTTGGTTCTCCTGATCCGAACTTCACATTGGATGGTCATTCAAAAGGCGTGAACTGTGTCGATTACTTCACTGGTGGTGATCGGCCATATCTAATTACAGGCTCTGATGATCAAACTGCGAAGGTGTGGCATCCTCATTTAGCGATGCACCTCTGAGCATTTAGGAGTTAGGATATTGTTATCATGCATTAATTCTTTTATTTGAAACAGGTTTGGGATTACCAAACAAAGAGCTGTGTTCAGACACTTGAAGGCCATGCCCATAATGTGTCTGCTGTATGTTTCCATCCCGAGCTTCCAATAATAATGACAGGTTCAGAGGACGGAACTGTTCGCCTATGGCACTCCACTACCTACAGGTACTTCTGTTGGTTCTGTTGGTCTTGTGATACTCCATCTATGTGTTTACTTCTTCATATAAACGGTGTTCTTGCATTCTCATCTCTATCCAGAAGTTGTGGCCAAACTGAATCTAACCAAAACTCTCCTGGTCAGGCTCAGCAAAGTGTTGTCATTAAATAAACAGGCTAGTATAATGCTACTTGTGTAATACATCAGTTCATAATTTGAAGAAAAACCACCTTGTCCCTTTCTGACCATGGAATGCAGTTAGAATTTCTCAGCCACATTGAAAACTGCAACCAAACATTAGAAAATAGAGTGAACTTTGGTATGTACAAATGATAATAGTTGATCTATAGTAACAAGCAGAGTCACAGATTTAGATTTGTAAAATTTCTGGGACATTCACAGGTTTCAATAACTGGGTTGGGCACCCCTTACCAGTCCGGTTTTCTTGATTTCAAGTTTTCTCCATgtttgctaggaattttctataAATTGTGTCTAAAATAACATATCTTGCCAAATACTTCTCAGATCATACAGAACAACAAAAAATGACACTTTTGTTGGGGGGCTAAAAGATAAGCGAGTGTTAACTGGCCGCCTGGCCGGTTCCTGCCAGTTTTTATACCCTGATTACAAGTATACTTGCCATTTAACTTTTCTTATGTATGTTTAAGGATGTTTTTGTCATTGCTGGTATGAAGAGTGATCGTCGTATTGTTACAGTACGTGATATTTGCCCCCCTGATGATTTTCCATGCTATCTAAGATCAGATGCAATATTAGAAAACTTATTTGCACCTGGTAGTTGTTTAGTCTGTAAGGTTCAATCAATCATCAATCACAGTTTGTTAAACTCGTTTGCAACTTCTGCGTAGCGGAACGATATCACATTTTGATTCCTTTTGAAATCAGAGGGGAAACTTGTTAACAAGAGTATTTGATGTGACTACAATATTTAAAGGTCTATGATGACACTCTCCCTTGTCTTGTGACCTTGTTCTTCCCATGTCTGGATTCTGGCCCTGTGAATATCATAACATGCAATTTGTGGCAGACCTTGAATTTGAACTCACTCTATGTTTTTGTTGTTCTTAGGTTATGAATTTAGCTTTTCTATTCATATAAACTAGATAGTAAATTGCGGTTGGTGCTCTTGCAGGCTCGAGAACACACTTAACTATGGCCTTGAAAGAGTTTGGGCATTAGGTTATATGAAGGGCTCCAGAAGGTAATGAAGTTTTTCTTTCtacttttgttctttttttctccgAATTCAGAATTGGGCTCTCGATTATATTCAATTTCTGCAGAGTTGTGATTGGATATGATGAAGGAACAATAATGATAAAGATTGGCCGTGAAGAACCTGTTGCTAGCATGGATAGCAGTGGCAAAATCATATGGGCGAAGCACAATGAAATTCAAACTGTTAATATCAAGGCAGTTGGTGCAGACACTGAGGTTGTCTTTGTAAACTGTGTTATGCTGTAAAATGGCTGCTTTCATGAACTAATATATCTACTCTTtaatttgctttttttttgtcagaTCGCAGATGGAGAACGTTTACCACT from Phragmites australis chromosome 8, lpPhrAust1.1, whole genome shotgun sequence includes:
- the LOC133926941 gene encoding multiprotein-bridging factor 1c-like, encoding MPTGRLSGNITQDWEPVVLRRTKPKASDLKSTKAVNQALRSGAPVETVRKAAAGTNKHSSAAAAASAPARKLDETTEPAAVERVAAEVRAAIQKARVAKGWSQAELAKRINERAQVVQEYDSGKAAPVQAVLAKMERALEVKLRGKAVGAPLAAGGK